Proteins encoded in a region of the Phoenix dactylifera cultivar Barhee BC4 chromosome 3, palm_55x_up_171113_PBpolish2nd_filt_p, whole genome shotgun sequence genome:
- the LOC103702100 gene encoding cationic peroxidase 1-like: MAIIYFFTYSAVLPILLLPVIGQLSPDFYDEVCSQALPTIKSVVEQAIASEPRMGASLVRLHFHDCFVNGCDGSILLDDSPTFTGEKTARPNNNSVRGFDVIDQIKDAVNDVCSENVVSCADILAVAARDSVVALGGSSYDVLLGRRDSTTASKDAANTNIPSPLSDLPALVSNFESHGLALEDLVVLSGAHTLGFARCVSFRNRIYNETSTIDGDFAASLQAVCPQSGDDDNLAQLDDTPESFDTAYYQDLMGSKGLLHSDQQLFMGDGSAADEQVQSYSDDPDDFSADFGAAMIKMGNISPLTGSDGEIRENCRVVNSD, from the exons ATGGctatcatctattttttcacgTACTCTGCTGTCTTGCCAATTTTATTGCTTCCGGTCATCGGGCAGCTCTCGCCAGACTTCTACGATGAGGTGTGCTCTCAAGCGCTTCCCACCATCAAAAGCGTGGTCGAGCAAGCGATTGCATCTGAGCCTCGGATGGGCGCATCGTTggtccggttgcacttccacgACTGTTTTGTTAAT GGCTGCGATGGCTCAATTTTGCTGGATGATAGCCCAACCTTCACCGGCGAGAAGACGGCAAGGCCTAACAATAATTCCGTCAGAGGCTTCGATGTAATCGATCAAATTAAAGATGCTGTCAATGATGTGTGCTCAGAAAATGTGGTCTCGTGTGCTGATATCCTGGCGGTTGCTGCCCGGGACTCGGTTGTGGCC CTCGGAGGAAGCTCCTACGATGTGCTCCTAGGCAGAAGGGACTCAACTACAGCGAGCAAGGATGCAGCAAACACCAACatcccctcccccctctccgACCTCCCGGCCCTTGTCTCCAACTTTGAATCCCATGGTTTGGCCCTCGAGGACCTCGTGGTCCTCTCCGGCGCCCACACCTTGGGCTTCGCTCGATGCGTATCGTTCCGAAACCGGATCTACAACGAGACCTCCACCATCGACGGTGACTTCGCCGCCTCCCTCCAGGCCGTGTGCCCGCAATCGGGCGACGACGACAACCTCGCGCAGCTCGATGACACCCCGGAGAGCTTCGACACGGCCTACTACCAAGACCTGATGGGGAGCAAGGGACTGCTGCACTCGGACCAGCAGTTGTTCATGGGGGATGGGAGTGCAGCCGATGAACAGGTGCAGAGTTACAGCGACGACCCTGATGACTTCTCGGCGGACTTTGGGGCGGCTATGATTAAGATGGGAAACATAAGTCCTTTGACCGGAAGCGACGGAGAGATTCGTGAGAATTGTCGGGTTGTGAATTCGGATTGA